DNA sequence from the Deltaproteobacteria bacterium genome:
CGGGACGCACCGGCTCCACGATGGTCTCTCCGTGGCAGACAACAATCAGGGCACCGAGCCTTCTCGCATCTTCCGTCAGCCTGGCGATGAGTTCCGGATGGACATGTGTGAGTTCGACTCCTGGGAAAAGACAGGTCCCGCTCATCTTGTTGATGTCCGCGGTGACCCTGACGATGCTCGAGACCACGTGCTCCAGATTCGAGGCGTCAGCATGGTCGGTGATGGCAACCGCCCTGTATCCCATGACCTCGACCCTCCTTACGAGCTCGGACGGGAGAAGCTCACCGTCGCTCAGAAAACAGTGGCAGTGAAGGTCGAACATGAGGCCTCCTACATCTTGTATTTCTGAGGGTCGATCTCCTCCAGGATGTCGGCCCATCTTTGTTTCTCCTCGGTGAGGTCTTCGCTTCTCAGAATGGTCTCGGCCTGTCCGGGGGATTGGTTGATGATGGCCTCGTTTACAAGGATCTCCGCCTGTGCCCTGAGCGCCAAGGCCACGGCGTCGCTCGGCCTGGCATCCACCTCGATGACCTGATCGCCTACCACGAGACTGATGAGTGCATAATACGTATTTTCCTTAAGTTCGGTAATGGTGACACGGGATATGGATCCGTTTACGGCCTTGACGATGGCGATGGCAAGATCGTGCGTCATGGGACGGGAGAACTCGATCTTTTCCATCTCGGTCGCAATAGCAGTGGCCTCGAGGAGACCGATCCAGATGGGAAGGATTTTGTCTCCGCCCTTTTCCTTGAGAATAAGGATGGGAGAATTGCTCTCCGGATCGAGGGTGATGGAGTGGACGTCCACAGGGACAAATTTCATCATGATCTTGGGCTCCTGACAGGCTCTTTCCCCTTGAGGGAATGATAGCTGGCCTGGATGATGGGGACTGTCACGCACTGGCCGACGCAGTCCGTCGGGCTGGGGAAATTGACCACGTGATTTCCGCGGGTCCTGCCCGCAAACTCATTAGGGTCTGCCTTGCTCCGCCCTTCTACGAGGACCTCCACCTCCTGCCCCACGAATCTTTCATGCCGGCGCAGGCCGATCCCGCGCTGATGGGCGAGCAGGATCTCAAGACGCTCCTGTTTCACCTCCTCCTGCACCTGACCATCCAGGTCCGCCGCACGGGTGAAGGGTCTTTTCGAGTATTTGAATGCGAAGATGTCGTCATATTCGACCTGGGAAAGGAGGCTTAAGGTCTGCTCGAAGTCCTCGTCGGTCTCTCCTGGAAACCCTACGATAACGTCCGTCGTGAAGGTGATGGAAGGGCACGCCAAGCGCAGACGCCGGATGACTTCGAGATATTGTTCCCGGGTGTAGTGCCGGTTCATGCGGGAGAGGATCCGGTCCGAGCCTGACTGGACCGGAAGATGGAGGTGCTCGCAGAGGTTCGGGATCTCGGCAAATGAGCGGATGAGGGCGTCAGATATGTCCCGCGGGTGGCTCGTAGTGAACCGAAGGCGAAAAAGCCCGGGTATGGCCGCAACCCTTTTCAAGAGTTCAGGGAAATCGGGGAAACCCGCGCCCTTTTTCCCGTACGAGTTCACGTTCTGGCCAAGGAGGGTGATGTCTTTTACACCCGCCTCCACCAGCCCTTTGACCTCACGAATGATATCCTCAGGAGGTCTGCTCGTCTCCCGTCCGCGAACGTAGGGCACGACGCAGTACGTGCAGAAGTTGTCGCAGCCCTGCATTATGGTGACAGAGGCCTTGACGGATCCGCCAACCAGGACCGGGGGGTCGAGACAGGGGATGACGAAATCCTTCATAAGCCGCGTATCACAGCAGGGGCCTTCCCCCCTTCTCACCGCGTCGAGCATCTCGGGCAGGCGGTAGATGCCCTGGGGCCCGAAAACCAGGTCAAGGAAGGGAAGACGCCGAAGGAGCCTCGCCCCCTCCTGCTGGGCCACACACCCGCACACGCCGACGAGAAGCTTAGGGCGTTTCTCCTTGAGGAGCCGAAATCGTCCGGCCAGGCTGTACACCTTGTTCTCTGCCTTTTCCCTTATGGAACACGTGTTCAGGAGGATGAGATCCGCATCCTCGGGCGTGTCCGTGACGACATAGTCCTGGGAGAGGACCTGGGCCATCTTCAATGAGTCGTATTCGTTCATCTGGCACCCGAGGGTGGCGATGTAGAGACGCTTCATGAGATAGCTTCCTGACCTCCCTTCTCCAGTTCGAACAGGGGCAGGGAAGAGACGAGGCCGATCCTTTCCCTCAAGGATTCCAGGATCCACAGAAGATCCGCAAGCGCACCTTCGGCGTAGCGGATCAGGACCAGGCCGGCCTTCCGGTCCAGGGTCGTAAGGAGAAAGAGATTATCATACCCCTCGAGGACGAACTTCAAAAAATGCACGGCACTTGGGTCTATCCTCGCCGTAATGGTCATAAGGCGGTCTCGGCAGGGCCTTTTTGCCGCCATGGAAGGGGAGGAGGAGACCACATGCGGGTCAAGAGGAATGCAATCGTCCGATCCTCCGCATTTGACACGCCCTTCTGCCCTGGGTAGTTTCATCGGCCATGAACTCCCTGTTTCTCGGTCACGGCTGGCATAGGCGTCCCCTTGACAGGGATCTTGCAAAAAACATTGCATCAAGAACAGGCATCACCTTTCCCATCGCCGCGATCCTTGTCCAGAGGGGGATTACCACACCGGACGATGCAATCTACCACCTCACCCCCTCCCTTTCCAGCCTGAACGATCCCTACGCCATGGCAGATATGGAAAGGGCCGTTGAACGGGTGATCGCCGCCGTCGAGGCCCGGGAGCGCGTTGCGGTCTTCGGGGATTACGACGCGGACGGGGTCAGCGCCTCCATCGTGCTCTCCCGTTTTCTGAAGGGGCTCGGGCTCGACGTCTCCGTGTATATCCCACACCGGGAAAAGGAGGGCTACGGATTGAACCCGGATGCCCTCTCCCGATTCTCCTCCGAGGGCCGCACCCTCGTCATCACCGTGGACTGCGGCGTCTCGAACCACGACGAGATTGCCCACGCCCGCACCCTCGGCATGGACGTCATCGTGACCGATCA
Encoded proteins:
- a CDS encoding bifunctional nuclease family protein, with amino-acid sequence MKFVPVDVHSITLDPESNSPILILKEKGGDKILPIWIGLLEATAIATEMEKIEFSRPMTHDLAIAIVKAVNGSISRVTITELKENTYYALISLVVGDQVIEVDARPSDAVALALRAQAEILVNEAIINQSPGQAETILRSEDLTEEKQRWADILEEIDPQKYKM
- the miaB gene encoding tRNA (N6-isopentenyl adenosine(37)-C2)-methylthiotransferase MiaB codes for the protein MKRLYIATLGCQMNEYDSLKMAQVLSQDYVVTDTPEDADLILLNTCSIREKAENKVYSLAGRFRLLKEKRPKLLVGVCGCVAQQEGARLLRRLPFLDLVFGPQGIYRLPEMLDAVRRGEGPCCDTRLMKDFVIPCLDPPVLVGGSVKASVTIMQGCDNFCTYCVVPYVRGRETSRPPEDIIREVKGLVEAGVKDITLLGQNVNSYGKKGAGFPDFPELLKRVAAIPGLFRLRFTTSHPRDISDALIRSFAEIPNLCEHLHLPVQSGSDRILSRMNRHYTREQYLEVIRRLRLACPSITFTTDVIVGFPGETDEDFEQTLSLLSQVEYDDIFAFKYSKRPFTRAADLDGQVQEEVKQERLEILLAHQRGIGLRRHERFVGQEVEVLVEGRSKADPNEFAGRTRGNHVVNFPSPTDCVGQCVTVPIIQASYHSLKGKEPVRSPRS
- a CDS encoding DUF4911 domain-containing protein, coding for MKLPRAEGRVKCGGSDDCIPLDPHVVSSSPSMAAKRPCRDRLMTITARIDPSAVHFLKFVLEGYDNLFLLTTLDRKAGLVLIRYAEGALADLLWILESLRERIGLVSSLPLFELEKGGQEAIS